The following are from one region of the Arthrobacter sp. TMP15 genome:
- a CDS encoding sulfite exporter TauE/SafE family protein, protein MFEMSAIFLAGFWAGMINVVVGSGTLVTFPVLLLFGYPPIVANISNNIGLVAGGLSGVWGYRKELAPNKELITLLLPASAVGGLAGALLLFILPPSAFNTVVPTLIIAGILMVAFGPSLQRRVAQRQRVATNDQPGRKPIVLIVGVFVLGMYGGYFGAAQGILIVGLMGILTTVALQQINAVKNVLTTAVNGIAAIIFMVVAWQLINWQITALIAAGSLLGGMMGARFGRKLPPMALRATIVLVGLVALTKLLIFP, encoded by the coding sequence ATGTTTGAGATGTCAGCAATATTCCTGGCGGGCTTCTGGGCTGGCATGATCAACGTTGTAGTGGGCTCCGGGACGCTTGTGACGTTCCCTGTCTTGCTGCTTTTCGGATACCCGCCCATCGTGGCCAATATTTCAAACAATATTGGTCTTGTCGCCGGCGGACTCTCGGGAGTCTGGGGTTACCGCAAAGAACTAGCCCCCAACAAAGAACTGATAACTCTGCTGCTGCCAGCCTCAGCCGTGGGTGGGCTTGCGGGGGCTTTATTGTTGTTCATACTGCCGCCTTCAGCCTTTAATACTGTTGTTCCCACGTTGATCATCGCCGGAATTCTGATGGTTGCCTTTGGCCCGTCTTTACAGCGTCGTGTTGCTCAACGCCAAAGAGTCGCCACCAACGACCAACCTGGCAGAAAACCTATTGTGCTGATTGTGGGTGTCTTTGTTCTGGGCATGTACGGCGGCTATTTCGGTGCGGCCCAGGGGATCCTCATTGTTGGGCTCATGGGCATTCTCACCACTGTGGCCCTTCAACAGATCAATGCCGTTAAGAACGTGCTCACAACGGCAGTCAATGGGATTGCGGCGATCATCTTCATGGTTGTTGCTTGGCAACTCATCAATTGGCAGATCACCGCCCTCATTGCCGCAGGCTCCCTGCTGGGCGGCATGATGGGAGCCAGATTTGGGCGCAAACTCCCGCCCATGGCCTTACGCGCAACGATTGTTTTGGTGGGCCTGGTTGCTTTGACGAAATTATTGATCTTCCCGTAA
- a CDS encoding DNA starvation/stationary phase protection protein → MVSKKTSTGKYTVPGLTLKDGHAVATILQARLHSLNDLQLTLKHAHWNVVGRDFIGVHEMLDPQIELVRAMVDETAERIATLGVSPNGLPGALVQDRGWDDYAIGRATTTEHLAALDIVYDGVVSSHREAIAAVGELDPITEDMLIGQSAKLELFQWFMRAHLENDTGSLIHGNAESEKDAAKSAKN, encoded by the coding sequence ATGGTTTCCAAGAAGACTTCAACCGGGAAATACACGGTTCCAGGCTTAACACTTAAGGACGGGCACGCAGTTGCCACAATCCTGCAGGCTCGCCTTCATTCCTTGAATGATCTCCAGCTCACTCTTAAGCATGCCCATTGGAACGTCGTTGGACGCGACTTCATCGGTGTCCATGAAATGCTTGACCCTCAAATTGAGCTCGTTCGGGCCATGGTCGATGAAACAGCAGAACGCATCGCAACATTGGGAGTCTCCCCCAACGGTCTGCCCGGGGCCCTAGTCCAAGACCGCGGTTGGGATGACTACGCGATTGGCAGGGCTACAACAACTGAGCACCTGGCTGCCTTGGATATTGTCTACGACGGCGTCGTTTCTAGCCACCGTGAAGCTATCGCGGCCGTGGGAGAGCTAGACCCCATCACCGAAGACATGCTCATTGGGCAAAGTGCCAAGTTGGAACTTTTCCAATGGTTCATGCGTGCCCATCTGGAAAATGACACCGGATCGCTGATCCACGGAAACGCCGAAAGCGAAAAAGACGCCGCAAAGTCGGCTAAAAATTAA
- a CDS encoding organic hydroperoxide resistance protein, whose translation MNPLYTAEAIATGAGRDGHVRSSDGGIDLDLAIPTSMGGSGNGANPEQLFAAGYAACFHSALQIVARAQKVSIADSSVGGRVHLGSNGNGGFELAVMLEVIIPGLDRDTAQALADAAHQVCPYSNATRGNIDVTITVADD comes from the coding sequence ATGAATCCTCTCTACACAGCCGAAGCCATCGCCACCGGAGCTGGTCGCGACGGACATGTCCGCTCTTCAGATGGCGGCATTGACTTAGACCTGGCTATTCCCACGTCTATGGGAGGCTCCGGGAATGGCGCAAACCCTGAGCAGCTGTTCGCCGCAGGCTATGCGGCATGCTTCCACTCGGCCCTACAGATTGTTGCCCGCGCCCAAAAAGTAAGCATTGCCGACTCCTCGGTGGGAGGGCGCGTTCACTTGGGTTCCAACGGGAACGGTGGATTTGAACTTGCAGTGATGCTGGAAGTCATCATTCCCGGACTCGATCGGGACACAGCACAAGCATTAGCGGACGCAGCGCACCAGGTCTGCCCTTACTCCAATGCAACCCGAGGCAACATTGATGTCACCATCACTGTTGCGGATGACTGA
- a CDS encoding MarR family winged helix-turn-helix transcriptional regulator yields the protein MPDNDYHLDSMVCFAIYSASNAVAKAHRLALEPWELTYTQYIALLETRRAPEGLTVSKLGARMSLDSGTLSPLLRRLNQRGLLSRDRTSADERVVTVKLTATGAAVLKDVIVALDNLSGAYGFQSPEQAQALVQELHRITEGMRALSAPVRSSSTPVTNGSSTNTSPKGSS from the coding sequence ATGCCAGACAATGATTACCACCTAGATTCAATGGTCTGCTTTGCCATTTACTCGGCATCAAACGCCGTGGCCAAGGCCCACAGGCTTGCATTGGAGCCGTGGGAGCTGACATACACGCAGTACATTGCATTACTGGAAACCCGCCGTGCACCGGAGGGGCTTACCGTCAGTAAACTGGGCGCCAGAATGAGCCTGGATTCCGGCACGTTATCCCCCCTGTTACGCCGATTGAACCAACGTGGCCTTCTCTCCCGTGACCGCACCTCAGCCGATGAGCGAGTCGTTACCGTCAAGCTCACAGCAACCGGGGCTGCGGTACTAAAAGATGTCATAGTGGCGCTGGACAACTTGAGTGGCGCCTACGGCTTTCAATCACCAGAGCAGGCTCAGGCGCTTGTCCAAGAGCTGCACCGCATCACCGAAGGTATGCGCGCACTCAGCGCCCCGGTGCGTTCATCGAGCACGCCAGTAACCAATGGTTCTTCCACCAACACGTCCCCGAAAGGCTCATCATGA
- a CDS encoding ABC transporter ATP-binding protein yields MRDGKKRSSESASFIAPQQIGQQGTTGEDSVNLSSEASRAVRRRSVRLLRTLLRPVRLRFAVTVALVVLSQAAKVAGPLLIAYGIDTALPALSTKPDAYVLPLIVTGGGYIFAALIASWLTAAYLTATARLSQAMLLDLRIQVFRHTQRLSMEFHESYTSGRIISRQTSDLEALRELLDSGISSLASGLVFMVLTVVSIFSLDWITGLLVMASALPMFWFSRWYQKRSQAAYRSSRVVSARLIVHFIETMTGIRAVKAFRREEENATRYEELAEDYRRVTVRSINLNGIFQPGLVLIGNVAVAVVLLVGGFRVLGGALEVGALLALLLATKRFFQPVSQMAMFYNSFQSAQAALEKVSGLLEEVPSVRPPRHPVPLPTATGDIQFSAVEFRYGSGPLVLPSLDLHIPAGQTVAVVGATGAGKSTLAKLMSRFYDVSAGSLMLDGVELRDLSSADLRRAVVMVTQEAFLFSGTVAENIALGNPAASRAQIEAAARDVGADEFIRALPDGYDTDVNKRGGRVSAGQRQLISFARAFLADPAVLILDEATSSLDIPSERLVQDGLHKLLSSSDGTTGSRTALIIAHRLSTVAIAERVLVVHEGRIVEDGSPAQLISSGGRFADLHGAWQDSLV; encoded by the coding sequence ATGAGGGACGGAAAAAAGCGTAGTTCGGAGTCGGCGTCCTTTATTGCCCCTCAACAGATAGGACAACAGGGGACCACTGGTGAGGACAGTGTAAATCTCAGCAGTGAGGCGAGCCGCGCTGTGCGGCGCCGATCCGTGCGACTTTTACGGACCCTGTTGCGCCCGGTCCGGCTACGTTTCGCCGTCACCGTGGCCCTCGTGGTGCTCTCACAGGCCGCTAAGGTGGCCGGTCCCCTGCTGATTGCCTACGGAATTGATACGGCACTGCCAGCACTGAGCACTAAGCCGGATGCCTATGTCCTGCCGCTGATCGTCACCGGTGGAGGGTATATCTTTGCGGCGCTGATTGCTTCTTGGCTTACTGCGGCGTATCTCACTGCCACGGCACGGCTCAGCCAGGCGATGCTGCTGGATCTGCGCATTCAAGTTTTTAGACATACCCAGCGCTTGAGCATGGAGTTTCATGAGTCCTACACCTCAGGACGCATCATTTCACGCCAGACTTCGGATTTAGAGGCCCTGCGCGAGCTACTTGATTCGGGTATTTCATCGCTTGCTTCAGGGCTGGTTTTCATGGTCCTGACAGTCGTTTCCATCTTTTCCCTGGATTGGATCACGGGGCTGCTGGTGATGGCTTCGGCCCTACCCATGTTCTGGTTCTCGCGCTGGTATCAAAAGCGTTCGCAGGCGGCCTACCGCTCCTCTCGGGTGGTCTCCGCGCGGCTCATTGTGCATTTCATCGAGACCATGACGGGCATTCGTGCGGTTAAGGCTTTCCGTCGTGAAGAGGAGAATGCCACCCGCTACGAGGAGCTTGCCGAGGATTACCGGCGCGTAACTGTGCGCTCCATCAATCTCAACGGGATCTTCCAGCCCGGGCTTGTCCTCATTGGCAATGTGGCTGTTGCGGTTGTTTTATTAGTCGGCGGTTTCCGCGTGCTGGGAGGCGCCTTGGAAGTGGGCGCACTGCTTGCGTTGCTGTTGGCCACTAAACGTTTCTTCCAACCTGTGAGCCAGATGGCCATGTTTTATAATTCATTTCAGTCTGCCCAGGCCGCGCTGGAGAAAGTCTCGGGGTTGCTCGAGGAGGTCCCCAGCGTACGTCCCCCGCGCCATCCAGTCCCGCTGCCTACCGCCACGGGCGACATCCAATTTAGCGCAGTAGAGTTCCGCTATGGCAGCGGGCCTCTGGTGCTGCCGAGTCTTGATTTACATATTCCCGCGGGCCAAACGGTGGCAGTAGTGGGTGCCACGGGTGCTGGTAAGTCCACGTTGGCCAAGCTCATGTCCCGTTTCTACGATGTCAGCGCTGGTTCGTTAATGCTCGACGGCGTGGAGTTGCGGGATCTTTCTAGCGCTGACTTGCGCCGGGCTGTTGTCATGGTGACGCAGGAAGCATTTCTGTTCAGCGGCACTGTCGCGGAGAACATCGCCTTGGGCAACCCTGCCGCAAGCCGCGCACAGATTGAGGCAGCGGCGCGCGATGTCGGGGCCGACGAGTTCATTCGGGCGCTTCCGGATGGTTACGACACGGATGTCAACAAACGTGGCGGCCGCGTCTCTGCCGGGCAGCGTCAATTGATTTCCTTTGCACGGGCGTTTTTGGCAGATCCAGCCGTTCTGATTTTGGATGAGGCCACATCCTCTCTGGATATCCCCTCAGAACGGCTTGTTCAAGACGGATTGCACAAGCTCCTAAGCTCCTCCGATGGCACAACGGGAAGCCGAACCGCGCTCATCATTGCCCACAGGCTTTCCACGGTGGCCATTGCCGAGCGGGTTCTTGTGGTGCATGAGGGCCGCATCGTTGAAGATGGCTCGCCAGCGCAGTTAATCTCAAGCGGCGGGCGTTTTGCCGACCTGCATGGAGCGTGGCAGGACTCGCTCGTGTAG
- a CDS encoding alcohol dehydrogenase catalytic domain-containing protein, with product MTSAVLRTAHTARPYALSEPLTLERVPVPEPRAGEVLVKIEFSSLCHSDLSVINGSRIRPLPMALGHEASGIVVAVGDAVEGVGVGAHVVLVFVPSCGQCRACASGRPALCHRGAAANGSGDLLHGEAVLRSQSGERINHHLGVSAFSQYAVVARESLVVIDKDVPLDIAAMFGCAALTGIGAVIHSARLSADQSVIVFGLGAVGLAAVMAAAQIPGSTVIAIDPLAQKQELALQCGAHFAGAPEQAPALVAAHAGDGVDVAVEAVGSASVMEACLGLLTRGGALVAVGLPHPDQMLEVPALLFAGTGKRLIGSYMGDADPARDIPAYIQLWRDGRLPIELLHTDTKDLSEINESLDALADGQVVRRLFTFSAK from the coding sequence ATGACCAGCGCCGTACTGCGCACCGCCCACACGGCACGGCCGTATGCGCTCAGTGAGCCACTGACGCTGGAACGAGTGCCCGTGCCTGAGCCGAGAGCCGGGGAGGTGCTGGTCAAAATCGAATTTTCCAGCCTGTGCCACTCTGATCTCTCCGTTATCAATGGTTCGCGTATTCGCCCCCTTCCCATGGCTCTGGGACATGAGGCAAGCGGAATCGTCGTGGCTGTCGGAGACGCCGTGGAGGGCGTTGGAGTTGGTGCGCATGTTGTGCTGGTGTTTGTGCCAAGTTGCGGGCAATGCCGTGCCTGTGCCAGTGGGCGTCCGGCGCTCTGCCATCGCGGTGCCGCGGCAAATGGTAGTGGTGACCTCCTGCATGGGGAAGCTGTTCTGCGTTCGCAGTCGGGCGAGCGGATCAACCACCATTTGGGTGTCTCGGCTTTCTCGCAGTATGCCGTGGTTGCTCGTGAATCCTTGGTGGTGATTGACAAAGATGTCCCACTGGATATTGCCGCCATGTTTGGCTGCGCGGCCCTGACAGGGATTGGCGCTGTTATCCACTCCGCACGTCTTAGTGCAGACCAATCAGTCATTGTGTTTGGTTTGGGTGCTGTGGGTCTCGCGGCCGTCATGGCCGCCGCGCAGATCCCTGGCAGCACAGTCATCGCCATCGACCCACTGGCTCAGAAGCAGGAGTTGGCATTGCAATGTGGTGCACATTTCGCCGGCGCACCGGAGCAGGCGCCCGCGCTGGTGGCTGCACACGCGGGCGACGGCGTTGACGTGGCCGTGGAGGCTGTGGGCAGCGCATCGGTGATGGAAGCGTGCCTTGGTTTGCTCACTCGAGGGGGCGCCCTGGTCGCGGTGGGGTTGCCACACCCGGACCAGATGCTTGAAGTGCCTGCTCTGCTGTTCGCCGGAACGGGCAAGCGGCTCATTGGTTCCTACATGGGGGACGCTGACCCGGCTCGGGACATCCCTGCCTATATTCAGCTGTGGCGGGACGGGCGACTGCCCATTGAACTACTTCACACAGATACCAAGGATCTGAGCGAGATCAACGAGAGTCTTGACGCGCTCGCTGACGGTCAAGTGGTACGGCGCCTATTTACTTTTTCGGCGAAATGA
- a CDS encoding SRPBCC domain-containing protein, which translates to MHESEIEGTPAQVFQAVTTGTSGWMWPMEIEPKLGGEGPFGSTITAWDPAHRFANRLEGEGGFFNELGYDIRELANGTTWLKYTHKGVFFADWDNQYNAATQHTAFYLHTLGQYVQYFSGRQAAFAQLEGPEASGAPDAFETVKKALGIADGGAGGHLSLTIAGLGKVEATVDYLDPNFIGLRTSDTMIRFFGRNAFGALVGISVHLFADDDDSNGGAADGGDAVGGDADAAGAAWEEWLKRQFPQ; encoded by the coding sequence GTGCATGAATCCGAGATCGAGGGCACCCCGGCGCAGGTGTTCCAAGCTGTTACAACCGGGACCTCGGGCTGGATGTGGCCCATGGAGATTGAGCCCAAACTCGGCGGTGAGGGCCCCTTTGGCAGCACCATCACAGCGTGGGATCCTGCGCATCGCTTCGCCAATCGGTTGGAAGGTGAGGGTGGGTTTTTCAACGAACTTGGCTATGACATACGCGAACTTGCCAACGGCACAACGTGGCTAAAATACACGCACAAGGGCGTGTTCTTTGCGGACTGGGACAACCAGTACAACGCCGCCACGCAGCACACCGCCTTCTACCTGCACACACTGGGCCAATATGTGCAGTATTTCTCCGGCAGGCAGGCCGCCTTTGCGCAGCTGGAAGGCCCCGAGGCTTCTGGTGCCCCTGACGCTTTTGAAACTGTGAAAAAGGCGTTGGGGATAGCCGACGGCGGTGCCGGAGGACACCTCAGCCTCACCATTGCCGGGCTGGGGAAAGTGGAGGCCACAGTGGATTATCTGGATCCAAACTTTATTGGCTTACGCACCAGTGACACCATGATTCGTTTCTTTGGTCGTAATGCCTTTGGTGCCCTTGTCGGGATAAGTGTGCACCTCTTTGCCGATGATGACGATTCCAATGGTGGAGCTGCAGATGGTGGAGATGCAGTTGGTGGAGATGCAGATGCCGCGGGTGCAGCGTGGGAAGAGTGGCTCAAGAGACAGTTCCCCCAGTAG
- a CDS encoding MFS transporter, which yields MSSQAGSTPTTKESGLRKVVAASMAGTVVEWYEFFLYATAVTLVFGKMFFPNSGSELDAIMAGFLTYAVGFVARPIGGIVFGHFGDKFGRKKLLQLSIILVGVSTFLMGCLPSFAQVGYLAPTLLVALRFIQGFAVGGEWGGAVLLVAEHSPNKSRGFWASWPQSAVPLGNLLATGVLLTLASVLSEAAFLGWGWRVAFWLSAVIVLIGYYIRTKVSDAPIFLEAQEHIEDNPEAGYGVLEVLRRYPRGVFTAMGLRFAENILYYLVVTFSITYLKIIVDIDTSRILLLLLVAHGIHFIVVPLVGKLSDAIGRRPTYMLGALTGATWGFFAFPMMDTKDNFMILAAVTIGLLFHALMYAGQPAIMAEMFPTRMRYSGVSLGYQVTSIVAGSMAPFIATGLVEHYNSSVPVALYLLGACMVTALAVFFLKETKGVSLHDIDQADAAGTLALARTAAAKAANTSS from the coding sequence ATGAGTTCACAGGCTGGATCGACCCCCACAACCAAAGAGTCGGGACTGCGGAAAGTAGTTGCCGCCTCCATGGCTGGCACGGTGGTGGAATGGTATGAGTTCTTCTTGTACGCCACGGCCGTTACGTTGGTGTTTGGCAAAATGTTCTTCCCCAACTCCGGCTCGGAGCTCGACGCGATCATGGCAGGGTTTCTGACCTACGCCGTTGGTTTCGTTGCCCGGCCCATCGGCGGGATCGTCTTTGGCCACTTCGGCGACAAATTTGGCCGCAAGAAGCTTCTTCAGCTGAGCATTATCTTGGTAGGTGTTTCCACGTTCTTGATGGGCTGCCTGCCCAGCTTTGCCCAAGTGGGGTATTTGGCGCCAACACTTCTGGTGGCCTTACGCTTTATCCAGGGCTTCGCCGTCGGCGGGGAATGGGGCGGGGCGGTACTGCTGGTGGCAGAACATAGCCCAAATAAGTCCCGCGGCTTCTGGGCCTCGTGGCCGCAATCGGCTGTGCCGCTGGGTAACCTCCTTGCTACCGGAGTACTGCTGACCCTGGCTTCCGTGCTTAGTGAAGCGGCGTTCCTGGGGTGGGGTTGGCGCGTGGCCTTCTGGCTGTCAGCTGTGATCGTCCTGATTGGCTACTACATCCGCACCAAGGTCAGTGACGCCCCGATTTTCTTGGAAGCCCAGGAGCACATCGAGGACAACCCCGAGGCCGGTTACGGTGTGTTGGAAGTACTCCGCCGCTACCCTCGTGGGGTTTTCACGGCCATGGGACTGCGCTTTGCCGAGAACATTTTGTACTACCTAGTAGTCACGTTCTCCATCACCTACCTCAAGATCATCGTTGACATCGATACCTCCCGCATCCTGTTGCTTCTTCTGGTGGCACACGGGATCCACTTCATTGTGGTTCCGCTGGTTGGTAAGCTCTCCGATGCAATAGGACGCCGCCCCACCTACATGCTTGGTGCGCTCACGGGCGCCACGTGGGGCTTCTTTGCCTTCCCCATGATGGATACCAAGGACAACTTCATGATCTTGGCTGCCGTCACGATCGGCCTGCTCTTCCACGCGCTCATGTATGCCGGGCAGCCCGCCATCATGGCCGAAATGTTCCCCACCCGTATGCGGTACTCGGGTGTCTCACTGGGCTATCAGGTGACCTCCATCGTGGCAGGATCCATGGCCCCGTTCATTGCCACTGGTCTGGTGGAACACTACAATTCATCGGTTCCGGTAGCCCTGTACTTACTCGGGGCCTGCATGGTGACGGCGCTTGCAGTGTTCTTCCTGAAGGAAACAAAGGGTGTCTCCCTGCATGACATTGATCAGGCCGACGCGGCAGGAACACTGGCGCTAGCTCGCACCGCAGCAGCCAAAGCAGCCAACACCTCCAGCTGA